One window of Strix aluco isolate bStrAlu1 chromosome 24, bStrAlu1.hap1, whole genome shotgun sequence genomic DNA carries:
- the LOC141934052 gene encoding keratin, type I cytoskeletal 19-like, with amino-acid sequence MSCAVRQVVTTCSQGRSSAGSSAAGSGRKVSSASSGRHAAYDFAGVVGNFSGGSLSEGLLGKQLSAGSATGGSFGATQRACSALGFSGGGICTRGVGGGFTRASAGCSDGILFANNEKATMQNLNDRLASYLDKVRLLEGDNADLECKIREWYAKVGPSCEPRDYSCFHKEIEDLQNQILCAAMETNKILLNIDNNRMTADDFRVKYETECGLRQNVDSDICNLRPVLDQLASCKTDLQLQCEALTEEMCCLKTNHEEEMSCLRKQATGDVSVEVNACPGPDLRKILEDLRCQYEALMERNRKETEQWYACKVEEVNLEVITSSQEIESSNKQVTELRRQLQALEINVQAQLTMKENLESSLAETECRYNKYLAELQNQISCVEQRLAEIRAEMECQNQEYKTLLDVKCRLEQEIQTYHCLLEGGQHDIIGPVGRGVPATSAGRGGGLKAGLCQPCLP; translated from the exons ATGAGCTGTGCCGTCAGGCAGGTCGTTACTACCTGCTCCCAAGGCAGGAGCAGCGcgggcagctctgcagctggtaGTGGAAGGAAGGTCTCCTCCGCCTCCTCGGGAAGACACGCTGCCTATGACTTCGCTGGTGTGGTTGGCAATTTTTCTGGTGGCAGTTTAAGCGAGGGATTACTTGGGAAGCAGCTGAGCGCTGGCAGCGCTACTGGTGGGAGCTTTGGAGCTACCCAGAGGGCTTGTTCTGCCCTTGGATTCAGCGGTGGAGGCATCTGCACTCGAGGCGTTGGTGGCGGTTTCACCAGGGCCAGCGCTGGTTGCAGTGATGGGATCTTATTCGCTAACAATGAAAAGGCGACGATGCAGAACCTCAACGACCGCTTGGCCTCTTACCTGGACAAGGTGCGGCTGCTGGAGGGAGACAACGCCGACCTCGAGTGCAAGATCAGGGAGTGGTACGCCAAGGTAGGGCCCAGCTGCGAGCCACGGGACTACAGCTGCTTCCATAAGGAGATTGAAGACCTTCAAAACCAG ATCCTGTGTGCAGCCATGGAGACTAACAAAATCCTTCTGAATATTGATAACAACAGGATGACTGCTGACGACTTCCGCGTGAA GTACGAGACTGAATGTGGTCTCCGGCAAAATGTGGATTCAGATATTTGCAACTTACGGCCCGTCCTGGATCAGCTGGCCAGCTGCAAGACCGACCTGCAGCTGCAGTGTGAGGCTCTGACCGAAGAGATGTGTTGTCTCAAGACAAACCACGAAGAG GAAATGAGCTGTCTGAGGAAACAGGCGACCGGAGATGTGAGCGTGGAGGTCAACGCCTGCCCTGGCCCAGACCTGCGGAAGATCCTGGAGGATCTGCGGTGCCAGTACGAAGCGCTGATGGAGCGCAACCGCAAAGAGACTGAGCAGTGGTACGCCTGCAAG GTGGAGGAGGTGAATCTGGAGGTCATCACGAGCAGCCAGGAGATCGAGTCAAGCAACAAACAGGTCACTGAGCTGAGACGTCAGCTGCAGGCCTTGGAAATCAATGTACAAGCCCAGCTCACCATG AAAGAAAACCtggaatcctctttggcggaaaCCGAATGTCGCTACAACAAATACCTGGCTGAGCTGCAGAATCAGATCTCCTGCGTGGAGCAGCGGCTGGCTGAAATCCGGGCAGAAATGGAGTGCCAGAACCAGGAATACAAGACCCTCCTGGACGTCAAATGCCGCCTGGAGCAGGAGATCCAGACCTACCACTGCCTGCTGGAGGGCGGGCAGCACGACATCAT AGGGCCCGTGGGAAGAGGAGTCCCTGCAACGTCAGCTGGAAGAGGCGGTGGGCTTAAGGCCGGCCTGTGTCAGCCCTGCCTGCCCTAA
- the LOC141934116 gene encoding keratin, type I cytoskeletal 14: MSTTTVRQYSSSTSLKGLGGLGGGSSRLSSVRVGGGGYRAPSVHGASGSYSVSSRIVSGLGSGYGGSYCSSVGGGLGGGFGGSYGAGFGAGFGAGFGAGFGGGDGILPAGEKETMQNLNDRLAAYLDKVRALEEANTDLEVKIREWYKKQGPGPDRDYSPYYRTIEELRNKILAATVENANIVLQIDNARLAADDFRTKFETEQALRLSVEADINGLRRVLDELTLARADLEMQIENLKEELAYLKKNHEEEMNALRGQVGGEISVEMDAAPGIDLTKILAEMREQYESLADKNRRDAEQWFFSKTEELNREVAINTEQLQSGKTEITELRRTIQSLEIDLQSQLSTKAALEGTLADTEARYGTQLAQLQGLITSVEEQLAELRCDMERQNHEYRVLLDVKCRLEQEIATYRRLLEGEDAHISSQYSSAMSSHSGRDVTTSSRQVRTIVEEVQDGKVVSSREQVALTTR; the protein is encoded by the exons ATGAGCACCACCACTGTCAGGCAAtactcctcctccacctccctcaaGGGACTCGGTGGCCTGGGTGGAGGCTCCAGCAGGCTTTCCTCCGTGCGTGTGGGGGGTGGAGGGTACAGAGCCCCCAGCGTCCACGGAGCCTCTGGCAGCTACTCTGTCTCTTCCCGCATTGTCTCGGGGCTCGGAAGTGGCTATGGGGGCAGCTACTGCAGCAGCGTAGGAGGGGGCCTCGGCGGTGGCTTTGGGGGCAGCTATGGGGCTGGCTTTGGGGCCGGCTTTGGGGCCGGCTTTGGGGCCGGCTTTGGAGGCGGCGATGGCATCCTCCCGGCTGGCGAAAAGGAGACGATGCAGAACCTCAACGACCGCCTGGCTGCCTACCTGGACAAAGTGCGTGCCCTGGAGGAGGCCAACACGGACCTGGAGGTCAAGATCAGGGAATGGTACAAGAAGCAGGGACCTGGTCCAGACCGTGACTACAGCCCCTACTACAGGACTATCGAGGAGCTCAGGAACAAG ATTCTTGCTGCAACTGTCGAAAATGCCAACATCGTCTTACAGATTGACAATGCCAGGCTGGCAGCGGACGACTTCAGAACCAA gtTTGAGACGGAGCAGGCTCTGCGCCTGAGCGTGGAGGCTGACATCAACGGCCTGCGCAGGGTCCTGGATGAGCTGACCCTGGCCAGAGCTGACCTGGAGATGCAGATCGAGAACCTGAAGGAGGAGCTGGCCTACCTCAAGAAGAACCACGAGGAG GAGATGAACGCCCTGCGCGGGCAGGTGGGTGGAGAGATCAGCGTGGAGATGGATGCTGCTCCTGGGATCGACCTCACCAAGATCCTGGCTGAGATGAGGGAGCAGTACGAGAGCCTGGCGGACAAGAACCGCAGGGACGCCGAGCAGTGGTTCTTCAGCAAG ACGGAAGAGCTGAACCGGGAGGTGGCCATCAACACGGAGCAGCTCCAGAGCGGCAAGACGGAGATCACAGAGCTGCGCCGCACCATCCAGAGCCTGGAGATCGACCTGCAGTCCCAGCTCAGCACG AAAGCGGCGCTGGAGGGCACCTTGGCCGACACGGAAGCCCGCTACGGCACCCAGCTGGCCCAGCTGCAGGGGCTGATCACCAGCGTGGAGGAGCAGCTGGCCGAGCTGCGCTGCGACATGGAGCGCCAGAACCACGAGTACAGGGTCCTGCTGGACGTCAAATGCCGCCTGGAGCAGGAGATCGCCACGTACCGCCGGCTCCTGGAGGGCGAGGACGCCCA CATCTCTTCCCAGTACTCCTCCGCTATGTCCTCGCACTCCGGCAGAGATG tCACGACATCTTCCCGTCAGGTCCGCACGATCGTTGAGGAGGTGCAGGATGGGAAGGTGGTCTCCTCCCGGGAGCAAGTTGCGCTCACCACTCGCTAG